CAGAACAACCAACTCTTGAGAGCGACTGAATAATCTCTTGTTTTTGGACAAGACTGGTACACCCTTCAAAGTGCCACCCATCAGAGAGCGGATATGGTTGTTCCATCCATTCAAAATTTTTAGAAATGTAGGAGTTCCCGTCTTTGCGACGAGAACCCACGCTTAACGCGTTGTACACCTTATCGGATTGTCCCGCTGCTATTTTGCAGATGATATACGCCAGTCGTGTTATTTGGGTATTCCGCGCTGGCTCTCCGTCAAGAAGCCCCTGATGCTTGTCAGGCGGTGCAGAATTTTCCCAGCGAGCCATCAAACCGAGATACAGATACTCGACGGTATTTTTTATGCCCATTGCTCTCTCCTAATATGCCTAACGCCCGGTTCACCGAGCAAGTTTTTCTTGAAGTCAGCTTTATACTGAGCCGTGAGTTCACCAAAAATATGGGAGCATAAAGCCGACCTCAGAGGAAATGGTGGATGCAACCATGATCAATTTTGATGATTGGATGCAGGCCTTGAAGGCCATTGTCCATTTGATCGTTATCACGCATATCGCGAAGCCCTCGTCAAATTCCGATACTGGGTTCGGGGAGCATTCGGCGTTTGCCCCCGCAAAGCCATTTCCAGCCAAACGACATGAAAATACTTTTTTTTGCCACCCGCTTCGCTAGACCATGCAGGACGAACAAGGCAGACGGAAGAATGCTTCAGCCCACTGACAAAAAATAATGGGCTAAAACAACTGCCTGCGCCTGCGGCGCAAAGTGTTTTTCGTCAGCCAAGTCGGCTGGAGAAAAGTCCTTCTTTGTCTGCCTTTTCCGTCTGTGGCCAAAACTCTGAAAAGAGGACAACCCCTAATGCTTCTCTGGCTTCGGGAAACCGATCAAATAGCAGACGTTGGACCATTAAATGACATTCTCAATGGAAGCAATCGTATCCGGCATCCTTCTCTCCCCTTCACCCCCGCTCCCACTCAAACCCCACGATATTGCGTTCCTCGCGCTCGAACTCCACGCCGATCAGGTAGACGGCTTCGGATTCGGCCCGGTATTTGTCCGCGTAGCCCTTGCGCTTGATCTGTTCCAGGGCGCTGCCCGGGGTCTGGTCCAGGTCTACGACTTTGAATTCAAAGATGTAGGCCCGGTTCTCGAAGAGCACGGTCATGTCGATGCGCCCGTGGTTGGTGGACTCCTCGGATCGGGTGTCCAGGCCCAGACCGGCGAAGTAGCAGTAGAACACCGAGCAGTAGAAGCCCTCGTAGGCGGACAGGTTGTTTGCGCGGTACCAGTCGTGGGGGATGGAGGCGAACACGGAGTGGAAAACCGCCCGGAGATCGTCCACTTGGCCGTGGCGCAGGGCGTTGACCACGGTGCGCAGGGATTTCTTCATTTCCACCGGCTGCTGGGTGAAGAAGTTCAGCAGATACTCGGTGAAACTTTTTTTGACCTCGTGGTTGGGATAGTTCAGGCGGTACAGAACCTCGCCGGGCAGGATTTCCTCCTGGCCGGTGATGGTCAGATAACCGGCCTGGAACAGCAGGGTTTCGGGAAAAATGGACTCCACGTCAAAACTGCCCAGCAGCTCGGGACCGATCTCGATCCGCTCAATGGCCGGGATGACGTAGCGCTTGGCAGTGAGTAGGCGGATCAGGAATTCCGGGGTTGCCGTCTCGAACCAGTAGTTCCGGAACAGGCCTTCTTGCAGGTAACTGAGCAGGCTGTAAGGGTTGTACACCTTCTCCCCCAGCCAGGAATACCCGTTGTACCAACGCCGGATTTCATCAAGGTTCTTGCCCTGCAAGTGTTCGGAGAAGGTGGCGGTCAGTTCCGTTTCGGTCCAGCCGCAGATCGAGGCAAAGCGGGGAGAGAGGGTAATGTCCGTGAGGTTGTTCAGCCCGGAAAACAGGCTGACCTTGGAGAATTTGGACACGCCGGTCAGGAAGACGAACTGGAGATGGGCGTCGTTGTCCTTGATCACGGAGTAGAAGTTTTTCAGGCCGTTCCGGATCAGGACAGCCTGTTCCGGCTGGGTGATGTTGTCCAGGATGGGCTTGTCGTACTCGTCCACCAGGATGACCGCCGGGCTGCCGAATTTCTCCGCGGCCCGGCGAATCAGATCCTCAAAGCAGTCAATGACATCGTCGGGTTGTCGGCACTGGATGCCCAGCTCGTCTTGATTGTTGCGCAAAATGGTGATGATCCGCTGATCCAGTTCCTCGCGGCTGCGCAACACGCCGCTGCCAAAAGAAATCCGGATCACCGGATGCCGCGTGTCCCAGTCCCAATGGTCTTCCAGCCACAAGCCGCGAAACAGCTCCCGGTTGCCCTCGAAAGCCTCCTTGAGGGTGTCCAGGAACAGGGACTTGCCGAAGCGCCGGGGGCGGGAGAGGAAATAATAGGTGCCGGACTCAACAAGCTCATGGACGAATCTGGATTTGTCCACATAGGCGTAACCTTCGGGAATGATTTTACTCAGTGTCGCAATGCCAAGGGGCAGTTTTTTCATGACGCGCCTCGCAAATGGTGGGATGGTACTGAAAAATCTTCATGCCGTTCACCCAAACGTGTATTCGGTCTTCTCGCCTTGTTCCAACTCGTCCAGGCCGGTCATTAATTCCTTGATCAGCGAATAGGGAAGATCCGGATTCTGTTCAACCTGTTTGCCGATTTGCGCTCAGTGTTCAATCTGGCCCGTCAGGGAACGATGATCAACA
This portion of the Desulfonatronum sp. SC1 genome encodes:
- a CDS encoding ATP-binding protein, encoding MKKLPLGIATLSKIIPEGYAYVDKSRFVHELVESGTYYFLSRPRRFGKSLFLDTLKEAFEGNRELFRGLWLEDHWDWDTRHPVIRISFGSGVLRSREELDQRIITILRNNQDELGIQCRQPDDVIDCFEDLIRRAAEKFGSPAVILVDEYDKPILDNITQPEQAVLIRNGLKNFYSVIKDNDAHLQFVFLTGVSKFSKVSLFSGLNNLTDITLSPRFASICGWTETELTATFSEHLQGKNLDEIRRWYNGYSWLGEKVYNPYSLLSYLQEGLFRNYWFETATPEFLIRLLTAKRYVIPAIERIEIGPELLGSFDVESIFPETLLFQAGYLTITGQEEILPGEVLYRLNYPNHEVKKSFTEYLLNFFTQQPVEMKKSLRTVVNALRHGQVDDLRAVFHSVFASIPHDWYRANNLSAYEGFYCSVFYCYFAGLGLDTRSEESTNHGRIDMTVLFENRAYIFEFKVVDLDQTPGSALEQIKRKGYADKYRAESEAVYLIGVEFEREERNIVGFEWERG